The Humulus lupulus chromosome 4, drHumLupu1.1, whole genome shotgun sequence genome has a window encoding:
- the LOC133830642 gene encoding uncharacterized protein LOC133830642 isoform X3, with the protein MYSKYLIERPPSTSEDRPLNGLDPTTHAELALKDAEKLINLRSNAVKPYMLKASALILLERYEMARGVLLSGLQVDPSSISLQSSLQNLENIQSSLMGNRYHGRPELSDEFNCSLCLKLFYEPITTPCGHSFCRSCLFRSMDRSNKCPLCRKVLFISPRTCSISVTLNSIIQKNFPEEYAARKSDHESLTNFGVDLLPLFVMDVVIPCQKFPLHIFEPRYRLMVRRIMEGSRRMGMVIVDPSTSSLADFACEVEITECEPLPDGRFYLEIESRRRFRIIRAWDQDGYRVAEIEWIQDNIPPEGTTEREELLELTRNAGEYTRSWMRRAKQTAQDDQRKLEQIHNLETMMPTVQDPERFSFWLVTLSNLRPQERLELLRMRDTTERIKRGLIYLNTEHGCRVQ; encoded by the exons AT GTATAGTAAATATTTGATAGAAAGACCTCCATCAACTTCTGAAGATAGACCATTGAATGGGCTGGATCCTACAACACATGCTGAA CTTGCCTTAAAGGATGCAGAGAAGCTGATCAACCTACGAAGTAATGCAGTTAAACCATACATGTTAAAGGCCAGTGCTCTCATTTTG TTGGAGAGATATGAGATGGCCCGAGGTGTTCTTCTTTCTGGTCTTCAGGTGGATCCTTCTAG CATTTCCCTTCAGAGTTCTCTTCAGAATTTGGAGAATATACAAAGCAGTTTGATGGGTAATAGATACCACGGAAGGCCAGAACTCAGTGATGAATTTAATTGCTCATTATGCCTGAAGTTATTTTATGAACCTATCACAACTCCTTGTGGACATTCTTTCTGTCGCTCATGTCTGTTTCGGTCGATGGATCGTA GTAATAAATGTCCATTGTGCCGGAAAGTTCTTTTCATTAGTCCAAGAACATGTTCTATCAG TGTTACACTTAACAGCATTATACAAAAGAATTTCCCAGAGGAATATGCTGCAAGAAAGTCAGATCATGAAAGTTTGACGAACTTTGGTGTCGATTTACTGCCTCTTTTTGTCATGGATGTTGTCATTCCATGTCAAAAATTTCCACTGCATATATTTGAACCTCGATATAGACTAATG GTGAGAAGGATAATGGAAGGGAGTCGTCGGATGGGAATG GTTATTGTTGATCCTTCAACGAGTTCCTTAGCCGATTTTGCTTGTGAAGTTGAGATAACTGA GTGTGAACCACTTCCAGATGGGCGTTTCTACCTGGAG ATTGAAAGTCGCCGACGATTTCGAATAATCAGGGCTTGGGATCAAGATGG ATATCGTGTTGCTGAGATCGAATGGATACAGGATAATATCCCACCAGAAGGGACGACAGAAAGAGAAGAA TTACTGGAGTTGACACGTAATGCAGGAGAGTACACTCGGTCATGGATGAGGAGGGCAAAACAGACAGCACAAGATG ATCAAAGAAAACTCGAGCAAATTCATAACCTGGAGACAATGATGCCCACAGTCCAAGATCCTGAGCGCTTCAGCTTCTGG CTTGTTACCCTATCAAATCTGAGGCCTCAAGAAAGATTGGAGCTACTGCGCATGAGAGATACAACAGAG AGGATCAAGCGTGGGTTGATTTATCTCAATACCGAGCACGGCTGCCGAGTGCAATAG
- the LOC133830642 gene encoding uncharacterized protein LOC133830642 isoform X2: MSSLFLANEGEGALPLDTFTHVFKLMQRGNQAFRERRYEEAINCYIKANSIKPCDPIILSNRSTAYIRYSKYLIERPPSTSEDRPLNGLDPTTHAELALKDAEKLINLRSNAVKPYMLKASALILLERYEMARGVLLSGLQVDPSSISLQSSLQNLENIQSSLMGNRYHGRPELSDEFNCSLCLKLFYEPITTPCGHSFCRSCLFRSMDRSNKCPLCRKVLFISPRTCSISVTLNSIIQKNFPEEYAARKSDHESLTNFGVDLLPLFVMDVVIPCQKFPLHIFEPRYRLMVRRIMEGSRRMGMVIVDPSTSSLADFACEVEITECEPLPDGRFYLEIESRRRFRIIRAWDQDGYRVAEIEWIQDNIPPEGTTEREELLELTRNAGEYTRSWMRRAKQTAQDDQRKLEQIHNLETMMPTVQDPERFSFWLVTLSNLRPQERLELLRMRDTTERIKRGLIYLNTEHGCRVQ; encoded by the exons ATGAGCTCTCTCTTTCTG GCAAATGAAGGAGAGGGAGCATTGCCCTTGGACACATTTACTCATGTTTTTAAACTCATGCAGAGAGGAAATCAAGCATTTAGAGAGAGGCGTTACGAGGAG GCAATTAATTGTTACATAAAAGCTAATAGCATCAAACCATGCGATCCTATTATTCTCAGCAACCGATCTACTGCTTATATCAG GTATAGTAAATATTTGATAGAAAGACCTCCATCAACTTCTGAAGATAGACCATTGAATGGGCTGGATCCTACAACACATGCTGAA CTTGCCTTAAAGGATGCAGAGAAGCTGATCAACCTACGAAGTAATGCAGTTAAACCATACATGTTAAAGGCCAGTGCTCTCATTTTG TTGGAGAGATATGAGATGGCCCGAGGTGTTCTTCTTTCTGGTCTTCAGGTGGATCCTTCTAG CATTTCCCTTCAGAGTTCTCTTCAGAATTTGGAGAATATACAAAGCAGTTTGATGGGTAATAGATACCACGGAAGGCCAGAACTCAGTGATGAATTTAATTGCTCATTATGCCTGAAGTTATTTTATGAACCTATCACAACTCCTTGTGGACATTCTTTCTGTCGCTCATGTCTGTTTCGGTCGATGGATCGTA GTAATAAATGTCCATTGTGCCGGAAAGTTCTTTTCATTAGTCCAAGAACATGTTCTATCAG TGTTACACTTAACAGCATTATACAAAAGAATTTCCCAGAGGAATATGCTGCAAGAAAGTCAGATCATGAAAGTTTGACGAACTTTGGTGTCGATTTACTGCCTCTTTTTGTCATGGATGTTGTCATTCCATGTCAAAAATTTCCACTGCATATATTTGAACCTCGATATAGACTAATG GTGAGAAGGATAATGGAAGGGAGTCGTCGGATGGGAATG GTTATTGTTGATCCTTCAACGAGTTCCTTAGCCGATTTTGCTTGTGAAGTTGAGATAACTGA GTGTGAACCACTTCCAGATGGGCGTTTCTACCTGGAG ATTGAAAGTCGCCGACGATTTCGAATAATCAGGGCTTGGGATCAAGATGG ATATCGTGTTGCTGAGATCGAATGGATACAGGATAATATCCCACCAGAAGGGACGACAGAAAGAGAAGAA TTACTGGAGTTGACACGTAATGCAGGAGAGTACACTCGGTCATGGATGAGGAGGGCAAAACAGACAGCACAAGATG ATCAAAGAAAACTCGAGCAAATTCATAACCTGGAGACAATGATGCCCACAGTCCAAGATCCTGAGCGCTTCAGCTTCTGG CTTGTTACCCTATCAAATCTGAGGCCTCAAGAAAGATTGGAGCTACTGCGCATGAGAGATACAACAGAG AGGATCAAGCGTGGGTTGATTTATCTCAATACCGAGCACGGCTGCCGAGTGCAATAG
- the LOC133830642 gene encoding uncharacterized protein LOC133830642 isoform X1, whose product MSGGVERPPSALVLHGIDDVDDYIRANEGEGALPLDTFTHVFKLMQRGNQAFRERRYEEAINCYIKANSIKPCDPIILSNRSTAYIRYSKYLIERPPSTSEDRPLNGLDPTTHAELALKDAEKLINLRSNAVKPYMLKASALILLERYEMARGVLLSGLQVDPSSISLQSSLQNLENIQSSLMGNRYHGRPELSDEFNCSLCLKLFYEPITTPCGHSFCRSCLFRSMDRSNKCPLCRKVLFISPRTCSISVTLNSIIQKNFPEEYAARKSDHESLTNFGVDLLPLFVMDVVIPCQKFPLHIFEPRYRLMVRRIMEGSRRMGMVIVDPSTSSLADFACEVEITECEPLPDGRFYLEIESRRRFRIIRAWDQDGYRVAEIEWIQDNIPPEGTTEREELLELTRNAGEYTRSWMRRAKQTAQDDQRKLEQIHNLETMMPTVQDPERFSFWLVTLSNLRPQERLELLRMRDTTERIKRGLIYLNTEHGCRVQ is encoded by the exons ATGTCTGGCGGCGTTGAACGTCCGCCCTCTGCTCTTGTCCTTCACGGAATTGACGATGTTGATGACTACATTCGG GCAAATGAAGGAGAGGGAGCATTGCCCTTGGACACATTTACTCATGTTTTTAAACTCATGCAGAGAGGAAATCAAGCATTTAGAGAGAGGCGTTACGAGGAG GCAATTAATTGTTACATAAAAGCTAATAGCATCAAACCATGCGATCCTATTATTCTCAGCAACCGATCTACTGCTTATATCAG GTATAGTAAATATTTGATAGAAAGACCTCCATCAACTTCTGAAGATAGACCATTGAATGGGCTGGATCCTACAACACATGCTGAA CTTGCCTTAAAGGATGCAGAGAAGCTGATCAACCTACGAAGTAATGCAGTTAAACCATACATGTTAAAGGCCAGTGCTCTCATTTTG TTGGAGAGATATGAGATGGCCCGAGGTGTTCTTCTTTCTGGTCTTCAGGTGGATCCTTCTAG CATTTCCCTTCAGAGTTCTCTTCAGAATTTGGAGAATATACAAAGCAGTTTGATGGGTAATAGATACCACGGAAGGCCAGAACTCAGTGATGAATTTAATTGCTCATTATGCCTGAAGTTATTTTATGAACCTATCACAACTCCTTGTGGACATTCTTTCTGTCGCTCATGTCTGTTTCGGTCGATGGATCGTA GTAATAAATGTCCATTGTGCCGGAAAGTTCTTTTCATTAGTCCAAGAACATGTTCTATCAG TGTTACACTTAACAGCATTATACAAAAGAATTTCCCAGAGGAATATGCTGCAAGAAAGTCAGATCATGAAAGTTTGACGAACTTTGGTGTCGATTTACTGCCTCTTTTTGTCATGGATGTTGTCATTCCATGTCAAAAATTTCCACTGCATATATTTGAACCTCGATATAGACTAATG GTGAGAAGGATAATGGAAGGGAGTCGTCGGATGGGAATG GTTATTGTTGATCCTTCAACGAGTTCCTTAGCCGATTTTGCTTGTGAAGTTGAGATAACTGA GTGTGAACCACTTCCAGATGGGCGTTTCTACCTGGAG ATTGAAAGTCGCCGACGATTTCGAATAATCAGGGCTTGGGATCAAGATGG ATATCGTGTTGCTGAGATCGAATGGATACAGGATAATATCCCACCAGAAGGGACGACAGAAAGAGAAGAA TTACTGGAGTTGACACGTAATGCAGGAGAGTACACTCGGTCATGGATGAGGAGGGCAAAACAGACAGCACAAGATG ATCAAAGAAAACTCGAGCAAATTCATAACCTGGAGACAATGATGCCCACAGTCCAAGATCCTGAGCGCTTCAGCTTCTGG CTTGTTACCCTATCAAATCTGAGGCCTCAAGAAAGATTGGAGCTACTGCGCATGAGAGATACAACAGAG AGGATCAAGCGTGGGTTGATTTATCTCAATACCGAGCACGGCTGCCGAGTGCAATAG